One segment of Anatilimnocola aggregata DNA contains the following:
- a CDS encoding CBS domain-containing protein, translating to MTLVICGYSTTVNRTEQKRDWLQVAFEQAAQAERLHALVAADVMTLQPRTVTTRTTAADLVKQFHDCRFRHFLVVENERLVGVISDRDVIRLFGLDDFPERNELEALTAGELMSTDLVTVERDTPLIQVVELIVENGINCLPVIDDARPIGIVTTTDLYLTLETLLRQFARRR from the coding sequence ATGACTTTGGTTATCTGCGGATACTCCACGACCGTGAACCGAACCGAACAAAAGCGCGATTGGCTTCAAGTTGCCTTTGAACAGGCAGCTCAGGCTGAGCGTTTGCACGCACTGGTCGCGGCCGATGTGATGACGCTCCAGCCCCGTACCGTCACTACCCGCACCACCGCCGCAGACCTCGTCAAACAGTTTCACGATTGCCGCTTCCGCCACTTCCTGGTGGTCGAGAACGAACGCCTGGTCGGCGTCATCAGCGATCGCGACGTCATCCGCCTGTTCGGCCTCGACGACTTCCCCGAACGGAACGAACTCGAGGCCCTCACCGCCGGCGAACTGATGAGCACCGACCTGGTGACGGTCGAACGGGACACACCGCTCATCCAGGTTGTCGAACTGATCGTCGAGAATGGCATCAACTGCTTGCCTGTCATCGACGACGCTCGCCCCATCGGCATCGTCACCACGACCGATCTCTATCTCACGCTCGAAACCCTGCTGCGGCAGTTTGCCCGGCGGCGGTAG
- a CDS encoding Gfo/Idh/MocA family protein, giving the protein MIRVGIVGIGFMGWIHYLAYQKTKGVKLAAICTRDDKKLAGDWTDIKGNFGPPGKQVDLKGIGAYAEYNQLLADPEIDLVDLCLPPHLHASAAIAAFKAGKHVFVEKPMALTAADCDKMVKAAQQAGKQIFVGHVLPLLPEYAVARKLIDSGKYGKLLGGHFQRVISDPLWLKDFFDPNKAGGPAVDLHVHDAHFIRLLFGMPTTVTSQGRMRGEVAEYFNTQFTFSDPDLAVTATSGIVRQQGRSFTHGFEIHLEKATLYFNLAVLADKPLQITPLTLLDSKGAVEHPALPAGDPMLTAFEAEIKEVATCLKNNKPSAILGGELARDAIVLALKQQESVKKRKPVKV; this is encoded by the coding sequence ATGATTCGCGTTGGCATTGTCGGCATCGGCTTTATGGGTTGGATTCACTACCTGGCCTATCAAAAGACCAAGGGCGTGAAACTCGCGGCCATCTGCACGCGGGACGATAAGAAGCTGGCCGGCGATTGGACGGACATCAAAGGGAACTTCGGTCCTCCCGGCAAGCAGGTCGATCTTAAGGGGATCGGCGCGTATGCCGAATACAATCAGCTGCTGGCCGATCCCGAGATCGACCTGGTCGATCTCTGCTTGCCGCCACACTTGCACGCTTCAGCGGCCATTGCCGCGTTCAAAGCGGGCAAGCATGTGTTCGTCGAAAAGCCGATGGCACTCACGGCTGCCGATTGCGACAAGATGGTGAAAGCGGCCCAGCAAGCTGGCAAGCAGATTTTCGTCGGCCACGTCCTGCCGTTACTTCCCGAGTATGCCGTCGCCCGCAAACTGATCGATAGCGGCAAGTATGGCAAGTTGCTCGGCGGACATTTTCAACGCGTCATTTCCGATCCGCTCTGGCTGAAAGATTTCTTCGATCCCAATAAGGCCGGTGGGCCTGCGGTCGATCTGCACGTACACGATGCCCACTTCATTCGCCTGCTGTTCGGCATGCCGACAACCGTCACCAGCCAGGGACGGATGCGGGGCGAAGTGGCCGAGTACTTCAACACGCAGTTCACGTTCAGCGATCCCGATCTGGCGGTCACCGCGACCAGTGGCATTGTGCGGCAGCAAGGTCGCTCGTTCACGCACGGCTTCGAGATTCATCTCGAAAAAGCCACGCTCTATTTCAATCTCGCGGTACTGGCCGATAAGCCCCTGCAAATCACGCCGCTGACGTTGCTCGATAGCAAGGGAGCCGTCGAGCATCCCGCTTTGCCCGCTGGCGATCCCATGCTCACGGCCTTCGAAGCCGAGATCAAGGAAGTAGCCACCTGCCTTAAGAACAACAAACCTTCCGCCATTCTCGGCGGCGAACTCGCCCGCGACGCCATCGTCCTGGCCCTCAAGCAGCAAGAGTCGGTGAAGAAGCGGAAACCGGTGAAGGTTTAA
- a CDS encoding SDR family oxidoreductase, with amino-acid sequence MAQRLAGKTALVTGGGTGIGWGIAQALAEEGVRVAIAGRRLNVVQEAAASWKGQPAMLAHDCDVAERASVNRLFAWAHEQLGKIDILVNAAGVNIKTRSMTEMTPEQWDQVMNINATGVYNCLYAALPPMRERKDGLIINVSSISGKRAAPLGGIAYNASKFAVSALGTGVGNEVAPQGVRITTIFPGEVDTPILEHRPQAVSAERRAKMLLPEDFGPIVVALAMLPPRAHVPELVIKPTAADYV; translated from the coding sequence ATGGCACAGCGATTGGCAGGCAAGACGGCATTGGTCACTGGCGGCGGCACCGGCATTGGCTGGGGAATCGCCCAGGCGTTGGCCGAAGAGGGCGTGCGTGTCGCCATCGCCGGTCGGCGACTCAACGTGGTGCAAGAGGCGGCCGCTTCGTGGAAAGGCCAACCCGCAATGCTCGCCCACGATTGCGATGTGGCCGAGCGGGCCAGCGTGAATCGCCTCTTCGCCTGGGCTCACGAGCAACTCGGCAAGATCGACATTCTCGTCAACGCAGCTGGGGTGAATATCAAGACCCGCTCGATGACCGAGATGACGCCCGAGCAATGGGACCAGGTAATGAACATCAACGCGACCGGCGTTTACAACTGCCTGTACGCCGCGTTGCCGCCGATGCGCGAACGGAAAGACGGGCTAATCATTAACGTCTCGTCGATCTCCGGCAAACGGGCCGCTCCGCTGGGAGGCATCGCCTACAACGCCTCGAAGTTCGCCGTCTCTGCCCTGGGCACCGGCGTGGGGAATGAAGTGGCTCCGCAAGGCGTGCGCATCACGACCATCTTCCCTGGCGAAGTCGATACGCCGATTCTCGAACATCGCCCGCAAGCTGTTTCGGCCGAACGCCGCGCCAAGATGCTCCTGCCCGAAGACTTCGGCCCCATCGTCGTCGCCCTGGCCATGCTTCCGCCCCGGGCCCATGTGCCCGAACTGGTTATCAAGCCAACCGCTGCGGATTACGTTTAG
- a CDS encoding M50 family metallopeptidase yields MLRAALIIGTLVSCWLWVQIVHELGHVLGAWMAGAQVDRVVLHPLLISRTDISEAAHPLVVIWAGPILGSLLPLLLWLLAWRLKRPETFLFRFFAGFCLLASGTYLAVGSFDGIGDCGDLLRHGTPIWLLWLFGLLTIPAGLYLWHDQGRHFGLPPRAQPIQPWLAWSVVSLAVLTIVAELVAYAT; encoded by the coding sequence ATGCTTCGCGCGGCGCTCATCATCGGCACGCTGGTCAGCTGCTGGCTCTGGGTGCAGATCGTCCACGAGCTGGGGCACGTGCTCGGTGCCTGGATGGCGGGCGCACAAGTCGACCGCGTCGTCCTGCATCCACTGCTGATCTCGCGCACCGATATCAGCGAGGCTGCGCATCCACTCGTCGTCATTTGGGCGGGACCAATTCTCGGCTCGCTGTTGCCACTGCTGCTGTGGCTGCTCGCCTGGCGGCTCAAACGACCCGAGACTTTTCTCTTTCGCTTCTTCGCCGGCTTCTGCTTGCTGGCCAGCGGAACCTATCTGGCGGTGGGCTCGTTCGATGGCATTGGAGATTGCGGCGACCTACTCCGCCACGGCACGCCGATTTGGCTTCTCTGGCTCTTCGGTCTGCTGACCATCCCGGCGGGACTTTACCTATGGCACGATCAGGGCCGCCATTTCGGCCTCCCTCCCCGCGCCCAGCCTATTCAGCCTTGGCTCGCCTGGTCTGTCGTCAGCCTTGCGGTGCTTACCATCGTTGCTGAACTGGTGGCCTACGCGACGTAA
- a CDS encoding RNA polymerase sigma factor — translation MTDSHVSLHDEGVEPTTSRTSLSLLERARSCDQQAWVRIVRLYCPLVYRWCRSRGLQEADAADVGQDVFRAVSAGLPNFRHDSEGCSFRGWLKKITQNKVTDFVRDKRRSPDGRGGSDAYQSLQEIQGEESVDSEALAQETRLLYERALEIIQTEFNQVHWQAFYRTTIDHQSAGDVAQELGLSRQVVYNARSRILRRLREEFAELIGEEDLTPSATETA, via the coding sequence GTGACAGACTCTCACGTTTCTCTTCATGACGAAGGTGTTGAACCGACCACGAGTCGGACTTCCCTCAGCCTGTTGGAACGTGCGCGGTCGTGCGACCAACAGGCCTGGGTACGAATCGTGCGGCTCTATTGTCCCTTGGTTTATCGCTGGTGCCGCAGTCGAGGACTGCAAGAGGCCGATGCCGCTGATGTGGGGCAGGATGTTTTTCGGGCGGTGTCGGCTGGCCTGCCGAACTTTCGCCATGACTCGGAAGGTTGCAGTTTTCGCGGCTGGTTAAAGAAGATCACTCAGAACAAGGTTACCGACTTCGTGCGGGACAAACGGCGCTCGCCCGATGGTCGCGGCGGCAGCGATGCCTATCAAAGCTTGCAGGAAATTCAGGGGGAAGAGTCCGTCGACAGCGAAGCACTCGCGCAAGAAACGCGCCTGCTTTACGAACGAGCCTTAGAAATCATTCAAACGGAGTTTAATCAAGTCCATTGGCAGGCCTTCTATCGCACCACCATCGATCATCAGAGTGCCGGCGACGTTGCCCAAGAGCTCGGCTTGTCGCGGCAAGTCGTCTACAACGCGCGCTCGCGCATCTTGCGCCGCCTGCGCGAGGAGTTTGCCGAGTTGATTGGCGAGGAAGACCTCACTCCCTCAGCAACAG